In Geobacter anodireducens, a genomic segment contains:
- a CDS encoding FdhC protein, producing MTDKRFLTPAEALNATVENGRRVLTQSLARTVLLSLLAGFYIAFGAQLATVVTQDAAVHVGQGIARFLGGSVFSVGLMLVVICGSELFTGNSLLTVAVLHGEITWVKMLENWGVVLLGNLAGSLFFAWLMVESGLWENGAVGDQAVRIAAAKCAIPFGAALIRGILCNWLVCLAVLMATAARDVGGKMLACYVPIMTFVTSGFEHSVANMYFIPTGLLVAGARGTAEPGLSWGAFMGNVVPVTIGNVIGGVIFVAIAYWFIHLKKEGKQA from the coding sequence ATGACGGACAAGCGTTTCCTGACCCCGGCCGAGGCCCTTAACGCCACGGTTGAGAACGGCCGACGGGTACTGACCCAGTCCCTCGCCCGCACGGTGCTCCTGAGCCTGCTGGCAGGATTTTACATCGCCTTCGGCGCCCAGTTGGCCACGGTGGTGACCCAGGACGCGGCGGTTCATGTGGGGCAGGGGATCGCCCGGTTTCTGGGGGGGAGTGTCTTCTCGGTGGGGCTCATGCTGGTGGTGATCTGTGGGTCCGAGCTCTTCACCGGCAACAGCCTTCTGACCGTGGCGGTTCTGCACGGCGAGATCACCTGGGTGAAGATGCTGGAGAACTGGGGGGTGGTGCTCCTGGGGAACCTGGCGGGATCCCTCTTCTTCGCCTGGCTCATGGTGGAGTCCGGGCTCTGGGAGAACGGGGCCGTGGGCGACCAGGCGGTGCGGATAGCCGCGGCCAAGTGCGCGATCCCCTTCGGTGCCGCCCTCATCCGGGGCATCCTCTGCAACTGGCTCGTCTGCCTGGCGGTCCTCATGGCCACGGCGGCCCGGGACGTGGGGGGCAAGATGCTCGCCTGCTACGTCCCGATCATGACCTTCGTGACCAGCGGGTTCGAACACTCGGTGGCAAACATGTATTTCATCCCCACCGGGCTCCTGGTGGCCGGCGCCCGGGGCACGGCGGAGCCGGGCCTTTCCTGGGGCGCATTCATGGGGAACGTGGTGCCGGTCACCATCGGCAACGTCATCGGCGGGGTGATCTTCGTGGCCATCGCCTACTGGTTCATCCACCTGAAAAAGGAGGGGAAGCAGGCCTAA
- a CDS encoding thiol-disulfide oxidoreductase produces the protein MPTPPAFPLTVFYDGACSVCAAEMAVYRRENHGGRLVFVDISDPAFDPSPWGITLEAFMAQMHAIDRDGRAYRGVEGFWAIWQAFPASTLYGLLGALVMLPGLNLLARLGYRGFARIRKYLPKRAARCDGGTCRMDRH, from the coding sequence GTGCCGACCCCGCCGGCATTCCCCCTCACCGTCTTCTATGACGGCGCCTGCTCCGTCTGCGCGGCCGAAATGGCGGTCTACCGGCGCGAAAACCACGGGGGACGGCTCGTCTTCGTGGACATCAGCGATCCCGCCTTTGACCCGTCCCCCTGGGGCATCACCCTGGAGGCGTTCATGGCGCAGATGCACGCCATCGACCGGGATGGCCGCGCCTACCGGGGAGTGGAAGGCTTCTGGGCCATCTGGCAGGCCTTCCCCGCTTCAACCCTCTACGGGCTCCTCGGCGCCCTCGTGATGCTGCCGGGGCTCAACCTCCTGGCCCGGCTCGGCTACCGGGGATTCGCCCGTATCCGCAAGTACCTTCCGAAACGCGCCGCCCGTTGCGACGGCGGCACCTGCCGCATGGACCGGCACTGA
- a CDS encoding enoyl-CoA hydratase gives MSAADDLIAFLAPKLGTETHVGPWLTIDQERIDRFAHVTGDIQWIHTDPERARRESPYGATVAHGFLTLSLLPCLTEANHPDFFQRNYPGMRLRVNYGLNRVRFPQPVVVGSRLRARTLLKAVEPLAGAVQITYEITVEIEGKDKPACVAEQVVRVYP, from the coding sequence ATGTCGGCAGCGGATGACCTGATCGCATTCCTTGCCCCGAAACTCGGCACTGAAACCCACGTGGGCCCCTGGCTCACCATCGACCAGGAGCGGATCGACCGGTTCGCTCACGTAACCGGCGACATCCAGTGGATCCACACCGACCCGGAGCGGGCCCGGCGCGAATCCCCCTACGGCGCCACCGTTGCCCACGGGTTCCTGACCCTCTCCCTGCTCCCCTGCCTCACGGAGGCGAACCATCCGGATTTTTTCCAGCGCAACTACCCCGGCATGCGGCTGCGGGTCAACTACGGCCTGAACCGGGTCCGCTTTCCCCAGCCGGTGGTCGTGGGCTCCCGGCTTCGGGCGCGCACCCTGCTCAAGGCGGTGGAGCCCCTGGCCGGGGCGGTCCAGATCACCTACGAGATCACCGTGGAGATCGAGGGCAAGGACAAGCCCGCCTGCGTGGCCGAGCAGGTGGTGCGGGTCTATCCCTGA
- a CDS encoding B12-binding domain-containing radical SAM protein, whose product MRLLLVSANQERSPYPVFPLGLACLVPSLEAAGHELRALDLCFEADPEAAVTAALADFAPQAVIISVRNIDNVTWPGSRSYVAGVKAIVDRCRGIATTILGGSGFSLMPAELLAFTGGDLGVVGEGEEILPEILALIERGESPACLPGVVAGAGAFAPPRPVERIAAPDRRLFALARYRREGGMANIQTKRGCPFGCIYCTYPLLEGRRMRLRPAAEIVAELRELADAGIDYVYFVDDIFNYPPDFAEELCRAMVASGLTMGWSAFINPQFITPRLMETMVAAGCDAVEFGTDSGSPAMLRNLGKSFGVEQIRESSRICRELGVDFAHYILFGGPGETPATIAESFALMDEVAPTAVIAMTGIRIFPGTPLFERAVAEGMVTPDEPLLEPTFYLDPAIRDVLGELVTAGAMTRRNWVAPGLEINMSDAMLEAMRHFPVRGPLWKLIKRLGRSHAKPLSQRQ is encoded by the coding sequence ATGAGGCTCCTCCTCGTGTCGGCAAACCAGGAGCGGAGCCCCTACCCGGTCTTTCCCCTGGGGCTCGCCTGCCTGGTCCCGTCCCTGGAGGCGGCCGGCCACGAGCTCCGGGCCCTGGACCTCTGCTTCGAAGCCGATCCGGAGGCGGCCGTGACCGCGGCTTTGGCGGATTTCGCCCCCCAGGCCGTGATCATCTCCGTCCGCAACATCGACAACGTCACCTGGCCCGGTTCCCGCTCCTACGTGGCCGGGGTCAAGGCCATCGTGGACCGCTGCCGGGGCATAGCCACCACCATCCTGGGGGGATCGGGCTTCTCCCTCATGCCCGCCGAACTCCTCGCCTTCACCGGCGGTGACCTCGGCGTGGTGGGCGAGGGAGAGGAGATCCTGCCGGAGATCCTGGCCCTCATTGAGCGGGGCGAGTCCCCGGCGTGCCTGCCGGGAGTGGTGGCCGGCGCCGGGGCCTTTGCGCCACCCCGGCCGGTGGAGCGGATCGCCGCCCCGGACCGGCGCCTCTTCGCCCTGGCCCGCTACCGCCGGGAGGGAGGGATGGCCAACATCCAGACGAAGCGGGGATGCCCCTTCGGCTGCATCTACTGCACCTATCCGCTCCTGGAGGGACGGCGCATGCGGCTCCGGCCGGCAGCGGAGATCGTGGCCGAGCTGCGGGAGTTGGCCGATGCCGGCATCGACTACGTCTACTTCGTGGACGACATCTTCAACTACCCCCCCGACTTTGCCGAGGAACTCTGCCGGGCCATGGTCGCCTCGGGCCTCACCATGGGCTGGTCGGCCTTCATAAACCCCCAGTTCATCACCCCGCGCCTCATGGAAACCATGGTGGCCGCCGGCTGCGACGCCGTGGAGTTCGGCACCGACTCGGGCTCGCCGGCCATGCTCCGCAACCTGGGCAAGTCCTTCGGCGTGGAACAGATCCGGGAGTCGTCCCGCATCTGCCGCGAGCTGGGGGTCGACTTTGCCCACTACATCCTCTTCGGCGGCCCCGGCGAGACCCCGGCGACCATTGCCGAGAGCTTCGCCCTCATGGACGAGGTGGCCCCCACCGCGGTCATCGCCATGACCGGCATCCGGATCTTCCCCGGCACCCCCCTCTTCGAACGGGCCGTGGCCGAGGGGATGGTGACGCCGGATGAGCCGCTCCTGGAACCGACCTTCTACCTGGACCCCGCCATCAGGGACGTGCTGGGGGAACTCGTCACCGCCGGGGCCATGACGCGGCGGAACTGGGTGGCGCCGGGACTGGAGATCAACATGAGCGACGCCATGCTGGAGGCCATGCGCCACTTCCCGGTGCGCGGTCCCCTGTGGAAACTGATCAAGCGGCTGGGGCGGAGTCACGCGAAGCCGCTTTCCCAGCGTCAATAG
- a CDS encoding acyl-CoA thioesterase, protein MREHETPLTVRFNEVDSYGVAWHGHYVAWLEVGRNDLAGRFGLDAAQIGELGYLAPVVDLEFSYRRPARFNEELRIMTTALRTETATIEFATRILGADGTLCARGRTVHALTDRQGVLQYRLPPAVGERLERLLAWTEGS, encoded by the coding sequence ATGCGGGAACACGAGACACCGCTCACCGTCCGCTTCAACGAGGTTGATTCCTACGGCGTTGCCTGGCACGGCCACTACGTGGCCTGGCTGGAGGTGGGGCGCAACGACCTGGCGGGGCGGTTCGGGCTCGACGCGGCCCAGATCGGCGAGCTGGGATATCTGGCCCCGGTCGTGGACCTGGAGTTCTCCTACCGCAGGCCAGCCCGTTTCAACGAAGAGCTGCGGATCATGACCACGGCCCTCCGGACCGAAACGGCCACCATCGAATTCGCCACCCGCATCCTTGGAGCCGACGGCACCCTCTGCGCGCGAGGGCGCACTGTTCACGCCCTCACCGACCGGCAGGGGGTGCTCCAGTACCGCCTTCCCCCCGCAGTGGGCGAACGGCTGGAACGGCTGCTCGCCTGGACGGAGGGGTCATGA
- a CDS encoding malonyl CoA-ACP transacylase: MICFMFPGQPLAPPVEFPEDADFEAITLLTRQRASFDLHTFSWTGEPSSDTVALQAYGVAMGLYRTRRLRAEGIAPRLIAEHSMGIYPALAAAGALDEGDALELAVRLGRTMAAMGRQRTYALGCMVGLTLEPLLAIAENNGVYLANHNTSRHFLLAGERGAMEDACAEALARGAFSARLFPCDAPLHTPLMAEVATELSAVAGDYRYREPSVPLVDHIDQDFLAAADLPVFMVRDLMEPVRWERTYRALRAAGADRLYEVGAGDSLRKYNRWIESERGR; encoded by the coding sequence ATGATCTGCTTCATGTTTCCCGGACAACCCCTCGCGCCCCCGGTCGAATTCCCGGAGGACGCGGATTTCGAGGCCATTACCCTTCTGACGCGGCAGCGGGCCTCCTTTGACCTGCACACCTTTTCCTGGACCGGCGAGCCGTCCAGCGATACCGTGGCACTCCAGGCCTACGGCGTGGCCATGGGGCTCTACCGGACCCGCCGGCTCAGGGCCGAGGGGATCGCGCCCCGGCTCATCGCCGAGCACAGCATGGGGATCTACCCCGCCCTGGCCGCGGCCGGCGCCCTGGATGAGGGGGACGCCCTGGAGCTCGCCGTCCGCCTCGGCAGGACCATGGCCGCCATGGGGAGACAACGGACCTACGCCCTCGGTTGCATGGTGGGGCTCACCCTGGAGCCCCTCCTGGCCATTGCCGAGAACAACGGCGTGTACCTTGCCAATCACAATACGTCCCGCCACTTTCTCCTGGCCGGCGAACGGGGGGCCATGGAGGACGCCTGCGCCGAGGCCCTGGCCCGCGGCGCCTTCTCGGCCAGGCTCTTCCCCTGCGACGCACCGCTTCACACCCCGCTCATGGCGGAGGTGGCAACGGAGCTCTCCGCCGTGGCCGGCGATTACCGCTACCGGGAGCCGTCCGTCCCCCTGGTGGACCACATCGACCAGGACTTCCTGGCCGCCGCAGACCTTCCGGTGTTCATGGTCCGGGACCTCATGGAGCCGGTCCGGTGGGAGCGCACCTACCGCGCCCTGCGCGCTGCCGGCGCCGACCGTCTTTACGAGGTGGGGGCGGGTGATTCCCTCCGCAAGTACAACCGGTGGATCGAAAGCGAGCGGGGGAGGTAG
- a CDS encoding B12-binding domain-containing radical SAM protein: MKILFVAPGWPRGRLWGELGFKFPSLALAALAAVTPPEWDVALCDESRGAIDFNAPCDLVAITAMTPQAPRAYEIAAGFRSRGKTVVMGGFHASNLPDEALGHVDAVVVGEGELSWPLLLADFQAGRLQRLYRSPGLLPMASIPVARREIFAGKGYLLTNTLQTTRGCPFDCEFCSVTAFYGRKYRERPVEAVLAELETLRKANSFAFFVDDNLVADRRYALPLFRGMKGMGFKWLSHAPIDFAGDEELMRAAGESGCIGMFVGFESLDQEALAAMGKVTNSSSAFLDQARKFRDHGIGILGSFVLGYDGDTPDSFGRILRFCEEARIEAAIFPILTPYPGTAVRRRLEAEGRITSNDWRDYDMGHVTFRPTKMTARELQEGHDWLNRSFYSFGSMWRRIGKLHRSVQVFGPMNLGFRSAIRKSDRTKAS; encoded by the coding sequence ATGAAGATCCTCTTCGTGGCGCCGGGCTGGCCCCGGGGCAGGCTCTGGGGCGAACTGGGCTTCAAGTTCCCGTCCCTCGCCCTGGCCGCCCTGGCTGCGGTTACCCCGCCCGAATGGGACGTGGCCCTCTGCGACGAGAGCCGGGGGGCCATCGACTTCAATGCTCCGTGCGACCTGGTGGCCATCACCGCCATGACCCCCCAGGCGCCCCGGGCCTACGAGATCGCCGCCGGCTTCCGGTCCCGCGGAAAAACCGTGGTCATGGGGGGATTCCACGCCAGCAATCTCCCGGACGAGGCCCTCGGCCACGTGGACGCCGTAGTGGTGGGCGAGGGGGAACTCTCCTGGCCCCTGCTGCTGGCGGATTTCCAGGCGGGCCGGCTCCAGCGCCTCTACCGGTCCCCGGGGCTCCTGCCCATGGCATCGATCCCGGTGGCCCGGCGCGAGATCTTCGCCGGCAAGGGGTATCTGCTGACCAACACCCTCCAGACCACCCGGGGCTGTCCATTCGACTGCGAATTCTGCTCGGTCACCGCCTTTTACGGCCGCAAGTACCGGGAACGCCCCGTCGAAGCGGTGCTCGCCGAGCTGGAAACCCTGCGCAAGGCCAACTCCTTTGCCTTTTTCGTGGACGACAACCTGGTGGCCGACCGCCGCTACGCCCTGCCCCTGTTCCGGGGGATGAAGGGAATGGGGTTCAAGTGGCTCTCCCATGCCCCCATCGATTTCGCCGGGGATGAGGAGTTGATGCGGGCCGCCGGCGAATCGGGCTGCATCGGCATGTTCGTGGGGTTCGAGTCCCTGGACCAGGAGGCCCTGGCCGCCATGGGAAAGGTGACCAACAGCTCCTCCGCGTTCCTGGACCAGGCCCGGAAATTCCGGGACCACGGCATCGGCATCCTCGGGTCCTTTGTCCTGGGCTACGACGGCGACACCCCGGACTCCTTCGGCCGCATCCTCCGCTTCTGCGAAGAGGCCCGGATCGAGGCGGCCATTTTCCCGATCCTCACACCCTACCCCGGTACCGCCGTACGCCGGCGGCTGGAGGCCGAGGGGCGGATCACCTCCAATGACTGGCGCGACTACGACATGGGGCACGTGACCTTCCGCCCCACGAAAATGACCGCCCGGGAGCTCCAGGAGGGGCACGACTGGCTCAACCGCTCCTTCTACTCCTTCGGCTCCATGTGGCGGCGCATCGGCAAGCTGCACCGCTCAGTGCAGGTCTTCGGCCCCATGAACCTGGGGTTCCGCAGCGCCATCCGAAAATCCGACAGAACGAAAGCCTCCTGA
- a CDS encoding acyl carrier protein has product MSPDDIDTDAPLFGEGLGLDSIDALQLVVAMEKDFGVVVPDAATGTTVFASVRSMADHIAANRK; this is encoded by the coding sequence ATGTCCCCCGACGACATCGACACCGACGCCCCCCTCTTCGGCGAAGGTCTCGGCCTCGACTCCATTGACGCCCTCCAGCTCGTGGTGGCCATGGAGAAGGATTTCGGCGTGGTGGTCCCCGACGCCGCCACCGGCACAACGGTCTTCGCGTCGGTCCGGAGCATGGCCGACCACATCGCCGCCAACCGGAAATGA
- a CDS encoding radical SAM protein: protein MLQSLKNYTTEKIVSLLLSMATNASNENLARMTHLMELIPKKEYYKERIRWIRRLIQENHPSIEFPRRILREIHPNQREKWITNLAVNHLLSGTNTRKAWQEREGYYPPSTVVISTTMKCNLSCYGCYAGDYAKALELTNDEIDSILTQMKEMGVYFAVISGGEPFFKEDIFEIFKKHSDMAFLVFTHGGLIDEAMVRKLVEVGNVMPAFSLEGYEQETDERRGPGHFRKVMRAMDLLREAGLSFCGSFTQTSRNTDIITSDEYIDMLVAKGVFALWLFTYVPVGREPDLELMATPEQRDALRRRIVDFRAAKPMLFVDFWNDGPIISGCIAGGRKYFHINANGDIEPCVFCHFAVDNIRRTTLREALRSPLFRKIRQVQGEHDNLLRPCMLIDHPDVGRELFHSAGAYPTHEGADAIFTGLADNMDDYARRYAEFADPAWEQEFGDGQGKRPRGVTR from the coding sequence ATGCTCCAGAGCCTAAAGAACTATACAACCGAAAAAATCGTCTCCCTCCTTCTCTCCATGGCCACCAACGCCTCCAACGAGAACCTGGCGCGGATGACCCACCTGATGGAGCTGATCCCGAAAAAGGAATACTACAAGGAACGGATCCGCTGGATCCGGAGGCTCATCCAGGAGAACCACCCTTCCATCGAGTTTCCCCGCCGTATCCTGCGGGAGATCCACCCCAACCAGCGGGAGAAGTGGATCACGAACCTGGCGGTGAACCACCTCCTCTCCGGCACCAACACGCGGAAGGCATGGCAGGAGCGGGAGGGGTACTATCCCCCCTCCACCGTGGTCATCAGCACCACCATGAAGTGCAACCTCTCCTGTTACGGCTGCTACGCGGGCGATTACGCCAAGGCCCTGGAGCTGACCAACGACGAGATCGACTCGATCCTCACCCAGATGAAGGAGATGGGGGTCTACTTCGCCGTCATTTCCGGCGGGGAGCCGTTCTTTAAAGAAGACATCTTCGAGATCTTCAAAAAACACTCGGACATGGCCTTCCTCGTCTTCACCCACGGCGGGCTCATCGACGAGGCCATGGTGCGGAAGCTGGTGGAGGTGGGGAACGTGATGCCCGCCTTCTCCCTGGAGGGGTACGAGCAGGAAACCGACGAACGGCGCGGGCCCGGCCATTTCCGCAAGGTCATGCGGGCCATGGACCTGTTGCGGGAGGCGGGGCTCTCCTTCTGCGGCTCCTTCACCCAGACCAGCCGGAATACCGACATCATCACCAGCGACGAGTACATCGACATGCTGGTGGCCAAGGGAGTCTTCGCCCTCTGGCTCTTCACCTACGTGCCGGTGGGGCGGGAGCCCGACCTGGAGCTGATGGCGACGCCGGAACAGCGGGACGCCCTGCGGCGCCGGATCGTCGATTTCCGGGCCGCAAAGCCGATGCTCTTCGTGGACTTCTGGAACGACGGCCCCATCATCAGCGGCTGCATCGCCGGGGGGCGGAAGTACTTCCACATCAACGCCAACGGCGACATCGAGCCGTGCGTCTTCTGCCACTTTGCCGTGGACAACATCCGGCGCACCACCCTGCGGGAAGCCCTGCGGTCGCCGCTGTTCCGGAAAATCCGCCAGGTGCAGGGAGAGCACGACAACCTGCTCCGCCCCTGCATGCTCATCGACCACCCCGACGTGGGGCGCGAGCTCTTCCACAGCGCCGGGGCCTATCCCACACACGAGGGGGCCGACGCCATCTTCACCGGCCTGGCGGACAACATGGACGACTATGCCCGGCGTTACGCCGAGTTCGCCGACCCTGCCTGGGAGCAGGAGTTCGGCGACGGGCAGGGGAAGCGCCCCAGGGGCGTAACCCGCTGA
- a CDS encoding polysaccharide deacetylase, whose translation MPALNALTIDVEDWYHVCGLPGEPVVSAEAERVVPAVGRLLALLAGRGSRATFFLLGSVAQRHPDLAPAIAAAGHEIASHGWSHRLVTELSPEEFRTELRRTGELLERQTGRRPVGFRAPQWSLCRRRTPWAFPILRDEGYRYDSSLSPLPFVGDRRGPRGPFRIDTPAGHLVEVPPLVTRTPLGNLPTGGGWGFRFFPLGLIGATMAGLNRRGMPAVLYVHPREVDPEGPRLALPPLRSFVAYGPRSDAAPRLDALLERFAFTTLDQLVDRWDTV comes from the coding sequence ATGCCCGCTTTGAATGCCCTGACCATCGACGTGGAGGACTGGTACCATGTCTGCGGGCTCCCCGGCGAGCCGGTCGTCAGCGCCGAAGCGGAGCGGGTCGTCCCCGCCGTCGGACGGCTGCTGGCACTGCTGGCCGGGCGCGGCAGCCGGGCCACCTTCTTTTTGCTCGGTTCCGTGGCCCAACGGCATCCGGACCTGGCGCCGGCAATCGCCGCAGCGGGCCATGAGATCGCCTCGCACGGCTGGTCCCACCGGCTCGTGACCGAGCTCTCTCCCGAAGAGTTCCGGACGGAGCTGCGGCGGACCGGTGAGCTCCTGGAGCGGCAGACCGGTCGGCGCCCCGTGGGATTCCGGGCACCCCAGTGGTCCCTCTGCCGCCGGCGGACCCCCTGGGCCTTTCCCATCCTGCGGGATGAGGGATACCGGTACGATTCCAGTCTCTCGCCGCTCCCCTTCGTGGGAGACCGGCGCGGTCCGCGCGGTCCGTTCAGGATCGACACCCCGGCGGGGCACCTGGTGGAGGTGCCGCCCCTGGTGACGCGAACCCCCCTGGGCAACCTGCCGACGGGCGGCGGGTGGGGCTTCCGGTTCTTCCCGCTGGGGCTGATCGGGGCCACCATGGCGGGATTGAACCGGCGCGGCATGCCGGCGGTGCTGTACGTTCATCCCCGGGAGGTTGACCCGGAGGGCCCGCGGCTGGCGCTGCCGCCCCTGCGTTCCTTCGTGGCCTACGGACCGCGCAGCGATGCGGCGCCGCGACTCGACGCCCTGCTGGAACGATTCGCATTCACTACACTCGATCAGTTGGTTGACCGTTGGGATACTGTATAA